A single window of Culicoides brevitarsis isolate CSIRO-B50_1 chromosome 3, AGI_CSIRO_Cbre_v1, whole genome shotgun sequence DNA harbors:
- the LOC134834616 gene encoding chromosome transmission fidelity protein 8 homolog, with product MPIIVETPNPDTGLPEWVIIELQGDLETRNNDSMEGEFIGDLMYSKFGQPILIIGHHILHGKEQKIEKPFAVLERIRKPLKTTEPNPNETVESLLNATEHNDSTMLDCTVAIEHKTKVRTGLFVRAIVKKKLIFKARPKPIIANVAKTV from the exons ATGCCAATAATAGTCGAAAC TCCAAATCCCGACACAGGCCTACCCGAATGGGTCATCATCGAGCTGCAAGGCGATCTCGAAACTCGCAACAACGACTCAATGGAGGGCGAATTCATCGGCGACTTGATGTACTCCAAGTTCGGACAACCGATTCTCATCATTGGGCATCACATTTTGCACGGAAAGgagcaaaaaatcgaaaaacccTTCGCCGTACTCGAAAGAATCCGCAAACCGCTGAAGACAACGGAACCAAACCCCAACGAAACTGTCGAAAGTCTCTTGAATGCCACGGAACACAACGACAGCACGATGCTGGATTGCACAGTGGCCATCGAGCACAAGACAAAAGTGCGAACGGGACTTTTTGTGCGAGCGATTGTcaagaaaaagttgatttttaaagcTCGTCCGAAGCCAATTATCGCAAATGTGGCGAAAACTGTGtga
- the LOC134834746 gene encoding general transcription and DNA repair factor IIH helicase subunit XPB: MGPPYKKGSKREGKSSSDKSFKKRKTEDDVTAAYLDEEDTNDSTTFVPGAATANAEENDQGVQDDEYGAKDYRSQMELKPDNASRPLWVAPNGHIFLESFSPVYKHAHDFLIAISEPVCRPEHIHEYKLTAYSLYAAVSVGLQTNDIIEYLKRLSKTTIPEGIIEFIRLCTLSYGKVKLVLKHNRYFVESPHPDVLQKLLKDPVIQQCRLKRSAEEEEKGDGFITTVLDKKGVPTFGAKTSNPAPGATNPENPQENAENTPAAPAVPDDITNFYEKIDNEDDEEEANLKTVSFEVNQEKIEVIQKRCIEIEHPLLAEYDFRNDTVNPDINLDLKPAAVLRPYQEKSLRKMFGNGRARSGVIVLPCGAGKSLVGVTAVCTVRKRALVLCNSGVSVEQWKQQFKMWSTADDSMICRFTSDAKDKPMGSGILITTYSMITHTQKRSWEAEQTMRWLQEQEWGIVVMDEVHTIPAKMFRRVLTLVQSHCKLGLTATLLREDDKIADLNFLIGPKLYEANWLELQKRGYIARVQCAEVWCPMSPEFYREYLQTRTSKKMLLYVMNPSKFRSTQFLIRYHERRGDKTIVFSDNVFALKHYAIKMNKPYIYGPTSQNERIQILQNFKFNPKVNTIFVSKVADTSFDLPEANVLIQISSHGGSRRQEAQRLGRILRAKKGAIAEEYNAFFYTLVSQDTIEMSYSRKRQRFLVNQGYSYKVITHLAGMDQDQELFYKTREEQGQLLQQVLAASDADCEEERAIGEGGPFRAGTSKRAGGLGSMSGADDAVYYEFKKNKGHLHPLFKKFRG; encoded by the exons atggGTCCTCCATACAAAAAAGGGTCAAAGCGTGAGGGAAAGTCCTCGTCGGACAAAAGTTTCAAGAAACGCAAAACGGAAGATGATGTAACGGCAGCTTACTTGGATGAGGAAGACACGAACGACAGCACGACTTTTGTGCCGGGAGCTGCGACAGCGAATGCCGAAGAGAACGACCAAGGCGTGCAGGATGACGAATATGGGGCGAAAGATTATCGCTCGCAGATGGAATTGAAGCCGGATAATGCTTCGCGTCCTTTGTGGGTGGCTCCGAACGGGCACATCTTTTTGGAATCGTTTTCGCCGGTTTATAAGCACgctcatgattttttgattgctATTTCGGAGCCGGTTTGTcg tcccGAACACATCCACGAATACAAATTAACAGCTTACAGCTTATATGCCGCCGTTTCCGTAGGACTACAAACCAACGACATCATCGAATACCTAAAACGCTTGAGCAAAACGACCATCCCCGAGGGCATCATCGAATTCATCCGTTTATGCACCCTCTCCTACGGAAAAGTCAAACTCGTTTTAAAACACAATCGCTATTTCGTCGAAAGTCCTCATCCCGACGTGCTCCAAAAACTCCTTAAAGACCCCGTTATCCAACAATGTCGTCTCAAACGAAGcgccgaagaagaagaaaaaggcgACGGCTTCATCACGACCGTCTTAGACAAGAAAGGAGTCCCCACATTTGGTGCAAAAACCTCAAATCCCGCACCTGGCGCCACAAATCCCGAAAATCCTCAAGAAAATGCCGAAAACACTCCCGCTGCTCCTGCAGTCCCCGATGACATCACAAATTTCTACGAAAAAATCGACAACGaggacgacgaagaagaagcaaaCCTAAAAACCGTCTCGTTCGAAGTGAACCAAGAAAAAATCGAGGTAATCCAGAAACGCTGCATCGAAATAGAGCATCCACTGCTGGCGGAATACGATTTTCGTAATGACACCGTGAACCCCGACATCAATTTAGATCTTAAACCGGCAGCAGTACTTCGTCCGTATCAGGAAAAGAGTTTGCGTAAAATGTTCGGGAATGGTCGTGCCCGTTCGGGAGTCATTGTCTTGCCATGCGGGGCGGGAAAATCCTTAGTTGGCGTCACCGCAGTCTGTACCGTGCGAAAACGGGCTCTTGTGTTGTGTAACAGCGGCGTTTCGGTCGAACAATGGAAACAACAGTTCAAAATGTGGTCCACGGCAGATGACAGCATGATTTGCCGTTTCACTTCGGATGCCAAAGATAAGCCAATGGGCTCGGGAATTCTCATAACGACATACTCGATGATCACTCATACGCAAAAGAGGTCCTGGGAGGCCGAACAAACGATGCGATGGTTGCAGGAACAAGAATGGGGCATCGTGGTAATGGACGAGGTACACACAATTCCGGCAAAAATGTTCCGTCGTGTCTTGACCTTGGTCCAAAGTCACTGCAAACTCGGCTTAACCGCGACTTTACTGCGTGAAGATGACAAAATCGCcgatttaaatttcttgattgGCCCAAAATTGTATGAAGCCAACTGGTTGGAGCTCCAAAAACGCGGATATATCGCCCGAGTTCAATGCGCTGAGGTTTGGTGTCCCATGTCACCGGAATTCTATCGCGAATATTTGCAAACTCGCACCTCGAAAAAGATGCTTTTGTACGTTATGAACCCCTCAAAGTTCCGTTCGACGCAATTTTTGATCCGTTACCACGAGAGACGTGGCGACAAAACGATCGTTTTTAGCGATAATGTCTTCGCGCTGAAACATTACGCCATCAAAATGAACAAACCCTACATTTACGGGCCCACGTCGCAAAACGAGCGGATCCaaattctacaaaatttcaaattcaatcCGAAAGTTAATACAATTTTCGTGAGTAAAGTCGCCGATACGAGTTTCGATTTGCCCGAAGCGAACGTTTTGATCCAGATTTCGTCGCATGGCGGGTCGCGACGTCAAGAGGCCCAGCGTTTGGGTCGTATTTTGCGTGCCAAGAAGGGTGCAATTGCCGAAGAGTATAACGCCTTCTTTTATACGCTCGTGTCACAAGATACCATCGAAATGAGTTATTCGCGGAAGCGGCAGCGGTTTTTGGTGAATCAGGGGTACAGTTACAAGGTTATTACGCATTTGGCGGGAATGGATCAGGATCAggaacttttttataaaacgcGAGAGGAGCAAGGGCAGCTGTTGCAACAAGTGCTGGCAGCGTCAGATGCGGATTGTGAGGAGGAAAGAGCGATTGGCGAAGGAGGACCCTTTAGAGCGGGAACGTCGAAGCGGGCAGGCGGATTGGGATCCATGTCTGGGGCAGATGATGCCGTTTATTACGAGTTTAAGAAGAATAAGGGGCATTTGCATCCGCTTTTCAAGAAGTTTAGAGGATaa